The following coding sequences are from one Geodermatophilus normandii window:
- a CDS encoding PGPGW domain-containing protein yields MKTAVIAVLGGLLTLAGIALLVLPGPGFVLVAAGLAVLATRFSWAKKPLDYAKDKAQEGVQEVAKSPWRAAGAVLAALVLVGLGVLTLAGVDLPFLNAFTAVVLILSGLFLVGTVVFARRQEKQEQARAHRPAGPRGTAGAHRAAPRGD; encoded by the coding sequence GTGAAGACCGCCGTCATCGCCGTCCTCGGCGGCCTGCTGACCCTCGCCGGCATCGCCCTGCTCGTGCTCCCCGGTCCCGGGTTCGTGCTGGTCGCCGCCGGCCTGGCAGTCCTGGCCACACGGTTCTCCTGGGCGAAGAAGCCGCTGGACTACGCGAAGGACAAGGCGCAGGAGGGCGTCCAGGAGGTCGCCAAGAGCCCCTGGCGAGCGGCCGGGGCGGTGCTGGCCGCCCTCGTGCTGGTCGGGCTCGGCGTGCTCACCCTCGCGGGGGTGGACCTGCCGTTCCTGAACGCATTCACCGCCGTGGTGCTCATCCTCTCCGGGCTCTTCCTCGTCGGGACGGTCGTCTTCGCCCGCCGCCAGGAGAAGCAGGAGCAGGCCCGGGCACACCGCCCCGCAGGTCCGCGGGGCACGGCCGGCGCCCACCGGGCCGCTCCTCGCGGCGACTGA
- a CDS encoding Chromate resistance protein ChrB: MPISSTPGPGEWVLLSYRLPREPSGPRTTLWRRLRRLGVAQIADGVVALPADARTREQLEWLAGDVTEAGGTSGLWVARPGTVAQERELAAGMAAARAAEYRSLTQQCHEAEAAGDPAERARALRRLRGEWRAIGRRDFFPPSDREGAATALRELGPGSRPTPR; encoded by the coding sequence GTGCCGATCTCGTCCACCCCGGGCCCGGGCGAGTGGGTGCTGCTGTCCTACCGCCTGCCGCGGGAGCCGTCCGGCCCGCGGACGACGCTGTGGCGGCGGCTCAGGCGGCTGGGGGTGGCCCAGATCGCCGACGGCGTCGTCGCGCTGCCCGCCGACGCGCGCACCCGCGAGCAGCTGGAGTGGCTGGCCGGCGACGTGACCGAGGCCGGCGGGACGTCGGGACTGTGGGTGGCGCGGCCGGGCACCGTGGCGCAGGAGCGGGAGCTGGCTGCCGGGATGGCCGCCGCGCGGGCCGCTGAGTACCGGTCACTGACGCAGCAGTGCCACGAGGCCGAGGCCGCCGGTGACCCGGCCGAGCGGGCGCGGGCGCTGCGCCGGCTGCGCGGCGAGTGGCGGGCGATCGGCCGCCGTGACTTCTTCCCGCCGTCCGACCGGGAGGGCGCCGCCACCGCGCTGCGCGAGCTCGGGCCCGGGTCGCGGCCGACGCCGCGGTGA
- a CDS encoding Gfo/Idh/MocA family protein, protein MRRLRVACVGTGFIAGKHLQALSQMGDVEIVAVADTQPERAEEVATRYGARPHTDGATLLATEELDAVWLCVPPFAHGALEAAAIARGLPFFVEKPLALDLPTAQGIADQLAGTGLTTAVGYHWRHLDVVERAVELLAGRPAQLVTGYWWDKTPRVPWWPRRAYSGGQVIEQTTHLFDLARHLAGDVDTVTAAERAAADGAEDVPTAASSLLRFASGAVGSVSSARVLAGRHRVALHVVADGLVLEVSERGLTDHELLVGTERGTEVLRSEQDPIAAEDREFVDVLLGRTARTRVPYEEALRSHALACAADRSAREGTRVHLGEGGRR, encoded by the coding sequence GTGAGGCGGCTGCGGGTGGCCTGCGTGGGCACCGGGTTCATCGCCGGGAAGCACCTGCAGGCGCTCTCGCAGATGGGCGACGTGGAGATCGTGGCGGTCGCCGACACGCAGCCGGAGCGCGCAGAGGAGGTCGCCACCCGCTACGGGGCCCGCCCGCACACCGACGGAGCGACCCTGCTGGCGACCGAGGAGCTCGATGCGGTCTGGCTGTGCGTGCCGCCGTTCGCGCACGGCGCCCTGGAGGCCGCCGCCATCGCCCGCGGGCTGCCCTTCTTCGTGGAGAAGCCACTGGCGCTCGACCTGCCGACCGCTCAGGGCATCGCCGACCAGCTGGCCGGCACCGGGCTGACCACCGCCGTCGGGTACCACTGGCGGCACCTGGACGTCGTCGAGCGGGCCGTGGAGCTGCTCGCCGGGAGGCCCGCCCAGCTCGTGACGGGCTACTGGTGGGACAAGACGCCGCGCGTGCCGTGGTGGCCCCGGCGGGCGTACTCCGGCGGCCAGGTCATCGAGCAGACCACCCACCTGTTCGACCTGGCACGCCACCTCGCCGGCGACGTCGACACGGTGACCGCGGCCGAGCGAGCCGCTGCCGACGGCGCGGAGGACGTCCCCACGGCGGCCTCGTCGCTGCTGCGGTTCGCTTCCGGCGCGGTCGGCTCCGTCTCCTCGGCGCGCGTCCTGGCCGGACGGCACCGCGTCGCGCTACACGTCGTCGCGGACGGGCTCGTGCTCGAGGTGTCCGAGCGGGGCCTGACCGACCACGAGCTGCTCGTGGGGACGGAGCGCGGCACGGAGGTGCTGCGGTCCGAGCAGGACCCGATCGCCGCCGAGGACCGTGAGTTCGTCGACGTCCTGCTCGGCCGGACGGCGCGCACCCGCGTGCCCTACGAGGAGGCGCTGCGCAGCCACGCCCTGGCCTGCGCCGCGGACCGCTCCGCCCGCGAGGGGACACGGGTGCACCTCGGGGAGGGAGGACGCCGGTGA
- a CDS encoding glycosyltransferase family 4 protein, with amino-acid sequence MAEPRSICFYTPSTDPSGMGAHVLDLIAAFAGTVDVSLMARALPGTRWLLDRAGDLGAETVPLPSPRDPRFGTLVTGFLAARPADVFHCHVGTGSENWDGVRLARTAGCPVVVQTQHLPYALSSPSRRQAYFRAIAPVDRLIAVSAGLRRTYERIGVPTGAFTTVANGIAPLARRMPRAEARRALGLDAEQPVVLTVGRLTHMKAQWQLLDSVPDLVARFPALAVVLLGDGPLRQALVERAASLGVAHAVRFPGHRPDARLLLAAADVFALPSKCEGMPLAALEAMEAGLPVVATRVVGSEEVVADGETGALVPFGRPAEFGAALATLLADPALRRRQGAAARRRYLAGFTRDRMAQETAAVYAELLRTAARPALTGSRT; translated from the coding sequence ATGGCCGAACCTCGTTCGATCTGCTTCTACACGCCCTCGACGGACCCGTCGGGCATGGGGGCGCACGTGCTGGACCTGATCGCCGCGTTCGCCGGCACGGTGGACGTGTCGCTGATGGCCCGCGCGCTCCCCGGGACACGGTGGCTGCTGGACCGAGCCGGCGACCTGGGCGCGGAGACGGTGCCGCTGCCGTCCCCGCGAGACCCGCGGTTCGGGACCCTGGTCACCGGGTTCCTCGCGGCACGTCCCGCCGACGTCTTCCACTGTCACGTCGGCACCGGCAGCGAGAACTGGGACGGGGTCCGGCTGGCCCGGACCGCCGGGTGCCCGGTGGTCGTGCAGACCCAGCACCTGCCCTACGCACTCTCCTCCCCGAGCAGGCGGCAGGCGTACTTCCGCGCGATCGCGCCGGTGGACCGACTCATCGCGGTCTCCGCCGGACTGCGCCGGACCTACGAGCGGATCGGGGTGCCGACCGGGGCGTTCACCACGGTGGCGAACGGGATCGCCCCGCTGGCGCGCCGGATGCCGCGGGCGGAGGCGCGGCGTGCCCTGGGGCTGGATGCGGAGCAGCCGGTGGTGCTGACCGTCGGCCGGCTCACCCACATGAAGGCCCAGTGGCAGCTGCTCGACTCGGTACCGGACCTGGTGGCCCGCTTCCCGGCGCTGGCGGTCGTCCTGCTCGGCGACGGCCCGCTACGGCAGGCCCTGGTCGAGCGGGCCGCCTCTCTCGGGGTGGCCCATGCCGTGCGGTTCCCCGGGCACCGTCCCGACGCCCGGCTGCTGCTCGCCGCCGCTGACGTGTTCGCGCTGCCGTCGAAGTGCGAGGGGATGCCCCTGGCCGCGCTGGAGGCGATGGAGGCCGGGCTGCCGGTGGTGGCCACCCGCGTGGTCGGCAGCGAGGAGGTGGTCGCGGACGGCGAGACCGGAGCGCTGGTCCCCTTCGGACGGCCCGCCGAGTTCGGCGCCGCGCTCGCGACACTGCTGGCCGACCCGGCGCTGCGGCGGCGCCAGGGCGCCGCCGCGCGGCGCCGGTACCTGGCGGGGTTCACCCGGGACCGGATGGCGCAGGAGACGGCGGCGGTCTACGCGGAGCTGCTCCGGACGGCGGCCCGCCCCGCACTGACCGGGAGCCGGACGTGA
- a CDS encoding chromate resistance protein ChrB domain-containing protein has product MRWATRAGVHIDRAACAWLIRRFLDPDAAFVFVTDPGQVPPDATPFDMRGVDLGHHGGDCSFETILRRYELTDPVLWRIAEIVHEADLDDQRFDAPEAPGLDVVLRGLSMTGDDERTLAVSGPVFDGLYEFHRRRLLLGREPA; this is encoded by the coding sequence GTGAGGTGGGCGACCCGTGCCGGGGTGCACATCGACCGGGCGGCGTGCGCCTGGCTCATCCGCCGCTTCCTCGACCCGGACGCCGCGTTCGTCTTCGTCACCGACCCCGGCCAGGTCCCGCCGGACGCCACGCCGTTCGACATGCGCGGCGTCGACCTGGGCCACCACGGCGGCGACTGCTCCTTCGAGACGATCCTGCGCCGCTACGAGCTGACCGACCCGGTGCTCTGGCGGATCGCCGAGATCGTCCACGAGGCCGACCTCGACGACCAGCGCTTCGACGCGCCCGAGGCGCCCGGGCTCGACGTGGTGCTGCGCGGCCTGTCGATGACCGGCGACGACGAGCGCACCCTGGCCGTCTCCGGTCCCGTCTTCGACGGCCTCTACGAGTTCCACCGCCGCCGCCTCCTGCTCGGCCGCGAACCGGCCTGA
- a CDS encoding ATP-binding protein — MDPELWPRQPRPETSGPSYESEISSPTELRTVRAQLRAWVAHELGGSDGDGAVLADLVTAVDELASNGLRHGRAPVRVRAVRTAGGLLLDVSDGDPHHGPEPAVGRDPALGGMGLGMVAHLTTDRGWTVAGDRKHVWACLPAG, encoded by the coding sequence ATGGACCCAGAGCTCTGGCCTCGACAGCCGCGTCCCGAGACGTCGGGACCCTCCTACGAATCCGAGATCTCCTCCCCCACGGAGCTGCGCACCGTGCGGGCCCAGCTGCGCGCCTGGGTGGCGCACGAGCTCGGGGGGTCCGACGGGGACGGAGCGGTCCTCGCCGACCTCGTCACCGCCGTCGACGAGCTGGCCTCGAACGGCCTCCGGCACGGCCGGGCGCCGGTACGGGTCCGCGCCGTCCGGACGGCGGGCGGGCTGCTGCTCGACGTCAGTGACGGCGACCCGCACCACGGGCCCGAGCCCGCCGTCGGCCGCGACCCCGCGCTCGGCGGCATGGGCCTGGGCATGGTCGCGCACCTGACCACCGACCGCGGCTGGACCGTCGCGGGGGACCGCAAGCACGTCTGGGCCTGCCTCCCCGCCGGGTGA
- a CDS encoding PP2C family protein-serine/threonine phosphatase — translation MPPPRLDVGRLLGRVERAAPVEAVQAAAEELGLEFGARELSFLIADFSGHAVVRLTTGAAGAEGARTQAGAQAETVPMAGTVYERVLRTQAVDVHPLDDGTRVIAPVTDRGDAIGLLELVLPGELGPTSIADVAAAAHALAHVVIAARRYTDVFEWGQRTTPFSLAAEIQRRLLPGSYTCEAGQFTLAGWLEPAASVGGDTFDFTLNDDALHLSITDAVGHEVEAALLATLLVGALRNARRAGLDLPAQARYANEALAAHASVGQFVTGQLVRVDLSARTAAVVNAGHPPPLLVREGRVREIGLDVEPPFGVVPGRSFRVQRLPLQPGDRIVFLTDGVQERNAAVLDVAAALRDTTDLHPREVVQELGAAVLRATGGNLRDDATVLCLDWYGGPPRRSDSEHGADAGRASSARVARRRDA, via the coding sequence ATGCCGCCCCCGCGCCTGGACGTCGGCAGGCTGCTCGGCCGGGTGGAGAGGGCGGCGCCGGTCGAGGCCGTGCAGGCCGCGGCAGAGGAGCTCGGACTGGAGTTCGGCGCGCGCGAGCTGAGCTTCCTGATCGCCGACTTCAGCGGTCACGCCGTCGTCCGTCTCACGACGGGCGCGGCCGGAGCCGAGGGTGCGCGGACCCAGGCGGGCGCACAGGCGGAGACGGTCCCGATGGCGGGCACCGTGTACGAGCGCGTCCTGCGGACCCAGGCGGTCGACGTGCACCCGCTGGACGACGGCACCCGGGTGATCGCCCCGGTCACCGACCGCGGGGACGCGATCGGCCTGCTGGAGCTGGTCCTGCCCGGGGAGCTCGGCCCGACGTCGATCGCCGACGTCGCCGCGGCCGCGCACGCGCTGGCCCACGTCGTCATCGCCGCCCGCCGGTACACCGACGTGTTCGAGTGGGGGCAGCGCACCACGCCGTTCTCCCTGGCCGCCGAGATCCAGCGTCGGCTGCTCCCGGGCTCCTACACCTGCGAGGCCGGCCAGTTCACCCTCGCCGGCTGGCTGGAACCGGCCGCCTCGGTCGGTGGCGACACCTTCGACTTCACCCTCAACGACGACGCGCTGCACCTGTCGATCACCGACGCCGTCGGCCACGAGGTCGAGGCCGCGCTGCTGGCGACCCTCCTCGTCGGAGCGCTGCGCAACGCCCGCCGCGCGGGCCTGGACCTCCCCGCCCAGGCCCGGTACGCCAACGAGGCGCTCGCCGCCCACGCGTCCGTCGGGCAGTTCGTCACCGGACAACTGGTGCGGGTGGACCTGTCGGCCCGCACGGCCGCGGTCGTCAACGCCGGTCACCCGCCTCCCCTCCTGGTGCGCGAGGGCCGGGTGCGGGAGATCGGTCTGGACGTGGAGCCGCCGTTCGGGGTGGTGCCCGGCAGGTCGTTCCGGGTGCAGCGACTCCCGCTCCAGCCGGGGGACCGGATCGTGTTCCTCACCGACGGCGTGCAGGAGCGCAACGCCGCCGTCCTCGACGTGGCGGCCGCCCTCCGCGACACCACCGACCTGCACCCGCGGGAGGTGGTCCAGGAGCTCGGCGCGGCGGTGCTTCGGGCCACCGGGGGCAACCTCCGCGACGACGCCACCGTGCTGTGCCTGGACTGGTACGGAGGTCCTCCGCGCCGGAGCGACAGCGAGCACGGCGCCGACGCCGGACGCGCCTCGTCCGCGCGGGTCGCACGTCGCCGGGACGCCTGA
- a CDS encoding zinc-dependent alcohol dehydrogenase: MTGRTVRSIAVLGPGRTAVIDDTEPEPGPGQAWVSTEWSGISAGTEVALVRGTDPQHRVGWDPDLRAFGVGPLAGYPKRGIGYMEVGRVTESRTAALAVGSLVAMAYGHRTGTCADPARTTVIPVPDDLDPLLGIYLAQMGPICVNGLLHAAAALEGPRAAVDAGVRDRHVLVMGAGVIGLLSALLAVRHGAASVCVAEPSAQRRAVAGALGLDAVDDADGSAWLTVKQRWRHGPGDAGADVVLQCRGHDAALATALRSLRPQGVVVDLGFYQDGAGAVRLGEEFHHNGLAVVCAQIGRVPRGMGADWTRSALAAVTLDLLRERGGDVRTHLVTTVVPFEDGPRLLTDLAGRRLASPPLQAVLRLGGAS; this comes from the coding sequence GTGACCGGGCGCACCGTGCGGTCGATCGCCGTCCTCGGCCCCGGCCGCACGGCGGTCATCGACGACACCGAGCCCGAGCCGGGCCCCGGTCAGGCCTGGGTGAGCACCGAGTGGTCGGGGATCAGCGCCGGGACGGAGGTCGCCCTCGTCCGGGGCACCGACCCCCAGCACCGGGTGGGTTGGGACCCCGACCTGCGGGCGTTCGGGGTGGGGCCGCTCGCCGGGTACCCGAAGCGCGGCATCGGCTACATGGAGGTCGGCCGGGTCACCGAGAGCCGCACGGCGGCCCTGGCCGTGGGCTCCCTGGTGGCGATGGCCTACGGCCACCGCACCGGCACCTGCGCCGATCCGGCGCGGACGACGGTGATCCCGGTGCCCGACGACCTCGACCCGCTGCTGGGCATCTACCTGGCCCAGATGGGCCCGATCTGCGTCAACGGCCTGCTGCACGCCGCGGCGGCGCTCGAGGGGCCGCGGGCAGCGGTCGACGCCGGCGTCCGGGACCGGCACGTGCTGGTCATGGGCGCGGGCGTCATCGGCCTGCTGAGCGCACTCCTGGCGGTCCGGCACGGCGCGGCGTCGGTGTGCGTGGCCGAGCCCTCGGCGCAGCGGCGGGCGGTCGCCGGGGCCCTCGGCCTCGACGCCGTCGACGACGCCGACGGCAGCGCCTGGCTGACGGTCAAGCAGCGCTGGCGGCACGGCCCCGGGGACGCCGGCGCCGACGTCGTCCTGCAGTGCCGCGGCCACGACGCCGCGCTCGCCACGGCGCTCCGCTCGCTGCGGCCGCAGGGCGTCGTGGTCGACCTGGGCTTCTACCAGGACGGGGCCGGGGCCGTCCGGCTCGGCGAGGAGTTCCACCACAACGGACTCGCGGTGGTCTGTGCCCAGATCGGCCGGGTCCCCCGCGGGATGGGCGCGGACTGGACGCGCTCGGCCCTCGCCGCGGTCACCCTCGACCTGCTGCGGGAGCGGGGCGGGGACGTCCGCACCCACCTGGTCACCACCGTCGTCCCCTTCGAGGACGGCCCCCGCCTGCTGACCGACCTGGCCGGACGCCGGCTGGCGAGCCCGCCGCTGCAGGCCGTGCTTCGTCTCGGCGGAGCCTCGTGA
- the chrA gene encoding chromate efflux transporter, translating to MTRDTPRPQDTAQGPVRPPEQDAVPFRAAVRTWFLVSLQTFGGPAGQIAVMQRALVDEKRWIGQRRFLHALNYCTLLPGPEAQQLATYVGWLLHGTRGGLVAGGLFVLPGVVALLALSAVYVAFGDTTAVTAVFTGLAAAVLAIVVQAVLRVARKALDGRALLVLAVASFLALFVVGVPFPVVVALAGAAGWALGRWRPSALPRTQAAEGPEAGPAPVVSDDVLHHEAPTARRTLRVLLVGLLVWGVPIAAVAVLTGAGSVLTEQGLFFSGAAVVTFGGAYAVLAYVAQQAVAVYGWLSPGEMVRGLALAETTPGPLIMVVQFVAFLGAYRDPGALDPWVAAVLASLLVTWVTFVPSFLFVLLGAPYMERLRGNRSLSAALKGITAAVVGVIANLGVYFAVHTLFSETVHVDGGPLSLEVPDPTTLRPVPLGIALVAAVLLFRRGWSVLRTLGVCAVLGLAAGLAGLSLG from the coding sequence ATGACCCGCGACACCCCCCGGCCGCAGGACACCGCGCAGGGCCCCGTCCGGCCGCCCGAGCAGGACGCGGTCCCCTTCCGCGCCGCGGTGCGGACCTGGTTCCTCGTCTCGCTGCAGACCTTCGGCGGCCCCGCCGGCCAGATCGCCGTCATGCAGCGCGCCCTGGTCGACGAGAAGCGCTGGATCGGCCAGCGCCGGTTCCTGCACGCGCTCAACTACTGCACCCTGCTGCCCGGCCCGGAGGCCCAGCAGCTCGCCACGTACGTGGGCTGGCTGCTACACGGCACCCGCGGCGGACTCGTCGCCGGCGGCCTGTTCGTGCTGCCCGGCGTGGTCGCCCTCCTGGCGCTGTCGGCGGTGTACGTGGCCTTCGGCGACACCACCGCCGTCACCGCGGTCTTCACCGGACTGGCCGCGGCCGTGCTGGCGATCGTCGTGCAGGCCGTCCTGCGGGTGGCGAGGAAGGCGCTGGACGGCCGGGCCCTGCTCGTCCTCGCGGTGGCCTCCTTCCTCGCGCTGTTCGTCGTCGGCGTGCCGTTCCCCGTCGTCGTCGCCCTCGCCGGGGCCGCCGGCTGGGCGCTGGGCCGGTGGCGGCCCTCGGCGCTGCCCCGCACGCAGGCCGCCGAGGGGCCCGAGGCCGGCCCTGCACCGGTCGTCTCCGACGACGTCCTGCACCACGAGGCCCCCACCGCCCGCCGCACGCTGCGGGTGCTGCTCGTCGGGTTGCTCGTGTGGGGAGTGCCGATCGCGGCGGTCGCGGTGCTGACCGGTGCAGGCAGCGTCCTCACCGAGCAGGGCCTGTTCTTCTCCGGCGCCGCGGTGGTCACCTTCGGCGGCGCCTACGCGGTGCTGGCCTACGTCGCGCAGCAGGCCGTCGCCGTCTACGGCTGGCTGTCGCCGGGGGAGATGGTGCGCGGCCTGGCGCTGGCCGAGACCACGCCCGGTCCGCTGATCATGGTGGTCCAGTTCGTCGCCTTCCTCGGCGCCTACCGCGACCCCGGCGCGCTCGACCCGTGGGTCGCCGCCGTCCTGGCCTCGCTGCTGGTCACCTGGGTGACGTTCGTGCCGAGCTTCCTGTTCGTCCTGCTCGGCGCCCCGTACATGGAGCGGCTGCGCGGCAACCGGTCGCTGTCGGCGGCGCTGAAGGGGATCACCGCCGCCGTCGTCGGGGTGATCGCGAACCTGGGCGTCTACTTCGCCGTCCACACGCTGTTCTCCGAGACCGTCCACGTCGACGGCGGGCCGCTGTCGCTGGAGGTGCCGGACCCCACCACGCTGCGGCCCGTGCCGCTGGGCATCGCGCTGGTCGCCGCGGTGCTGCTCTTCCGCCGCGGGTGGTCGGTGCTGCGGACCCTCGGCGTCTGTGCCGTCCTCGGCCTCGCCGCCGGCCTGGCGGGGCTGTCCCTCGGCTGA
- a CDS encoding histidine phosphatase family protein yields the protein MATELYLVRHGEAVANVEPVIGGMHGDAGLTARGREQARLLEQRLRDRPVPADRLVSSDLPRALQTAEYVARALGMPVLRDDGLQELRPGEADGLTVEQWRARYRGGEATPGTRDPYREFSPGGESWATFLARACGALSRLVARHRDETVVAVCHAGVVEASFALAFGLGASGNRVDCAPANTSLTHWRHRPSSDGGPEWTLVSFNDADHLTGSDLPAAPPRDAVPLPGEDPAADA from the coding sequence GTGGCGACGGAGCTCTACCTGGTGCGGCACGGCGAGGCCGTGGCGAACGTCGAGCCGGTGATCGGCGGGATGCACGGCGACGCCGGCCTGACCGCCCGGGGGCGGGAGCAGGCCCGGCTGCTGGAGCAGCGGCTGCGGGACCGACCGGTGCCGGCCGACCGGCTGGTCTCCAGCGACCTCCCGCGGGCGCTGCAGACCGCCGAGTACGTCGCACGGGCGCTGGGCATGCCGGTGCTGCGCGACGACGGTCTGCAGGAGCTGCGACCCGGAGAGGCCGACGGGCTCACCGTGGAGCAGTGGCGGGCCCGGTACCGCGGGGGCGAGGCGACGCCGGGGACGCGGGACCCCTACCGGGAGTTCTCCCCGGGCGGCGAGAGCTGGGCGACCTTCCTGGCCCGTGCGTGTGGCGCCCTGTCCCGTCTCGTCGCCCGGCACCGGGACGAGACGGTGGTCGCCGTCTGCCACGCCGGGGTCGTGGAGGCGTCGTTCGCGCTGGCCTTCGGCCTGGGCGCCAGCGGGAACCGGGTGGACTGCGCGCCGGCGAACACCAGCCTCACGCACTGGCGGCACCGGCCCTCCTCCGACGGCGGGCCCGAGTGGACGCTGGTCTCCTTCAACGACGCCGACCACCTGACCGGCAGCGACCTGCCGGCCGCCCCGCCGCGTGACGCCGTGCCGCTCCCCGGAGAGGACCCCGCGGCAGACGCGTGA
- a CDS encoding phospholipase D-like domain-containing protein yields MIESADAAGTTSRVPAVPAALPEPVPAQTDDTLLVPGETCWRIERADRHAVFVDAADYFATLKRAVLRAERRVLFIGWDFDPRIRLDPRTPGRARDDRLGRVLEKAVRDNPRLEIGVLQWDLGMVVALNRRMAPIVWLNRRTPDRLRFAVDTHHPLGGAHHQKIVVIDDCLAFAGGIDVTADRWDTSEHRDRHPMRHRPHTTRLRGPWHDVTSLVSGPAARAIGDLARERWESGTGERLEPVDDVEACWPDGVETFLTDVDVAISRTRPAYGGAELVHEIELLWLAAIAAARRTVYVETQYFANRRIAEAIADRLAEDDGPEFVVLNPRGAEGWLESKAMDTARVKLLDLVRRADRHDRFRLLVPVTEGRRPVYVHAKVTCVDDRLLRIGSSNLNNRSMGLDTECDLSIEARTGDPRETELREAVLAMRHRLLGEHLGVAPEEVAAAVEQHGGSLVRAVDALVRPAGRSLVPFEPPQLDPVERFLADTELLDAEHTPNRWRRVKQAFAGRRRRQRG; encoded by the coding sequence GTGATCGAGAGCGCCGACGCCGCCGGGACGACGTCCCGGGTCCCCGCCGTGCCGGCGGCCCTCCCCGAGCCCGTCCCCGCGCAGACGGACGACACGCTGCTCGTCCCGGGTGAGACCTGCTGGCGCATCGAGCGCGCCGACCGCCACGCGGTGTTCGTCGACGCCGCCGACTACTTCGCCACCCTCAAGCGCGCGGTCCTGCGCGCCGAGCGGCGGGTGCTGTTCATCGGCTGGGACTTCGACCCGCGCATCCGCCTGGACCCCCGCACCCCGGGCCGTGCCCGCGACGACCGGCTCGGCCGGGTGCTGGAGAAGGCCGTGCGCGACAACCCGCGGCTGGAGATCGGCGTCCTGCAGTGGGACCTCGGGATGGTCGTGGCGCTCAACCGGCGCATGGCCCCGATCGTGTGGCTCAACCGGCGCACCCCCGACCGGCTGCGGTTCGCCGTCGACACGCACCACCCCCTCGGCGGCGCCCACCACCAGAAGATCGTCGTCATCGACGACTGCCTCGCCTTCGCCGGCGGCATCGACGTCACCGCCGACCGCTGGGACACCTCCGAGCACCGCGACCGCCACCCGATGCGCCACCGCCCGCACACCACCCGGCTGCGCGGCCCGTGGCACGACGTCACCAGCCTGGTGTCCGGCCCGGCGGCACGGGCCATCGGCGACCTCGCCCGTGAGCGCTGGGAGAGCGGCACGGGGGAGCGCCTGGAGCCGGTGGACGACGTCGAGGCGTGCTGGCCCGACGGGGTGGAGACGTTCCTGACCGACGTCGACGTGGCGATCTCGCGCACCCGCCCCGCGTACGGCGGGGCCGAGCTGGTCCACGAGATCGAGCTCCTGTGGCTGGCCGCGATCGCCGCCGCCCGGCGCACGGTCTACGTCGAGACGCAGTACTTCGCCAACCGCCGCATCGCCGAGGCGATCGCCGACCGGCTGGCCGAGGACGACGGCCCCGAGTTCGTGGTGCTCAACCCCCGGGGCGCCGAGGGGTGGCTGGAGAGCAAGGCCATGGACACCGCCCGGGTCAAGCTGCTCGACCTGGTCCGCCGCGCCGACCGGCACGACCGGTTCCGGCTGCTCGTCCCGGTCACCGAGGGGCGCCGGCCGGTGTACGTGCACGCGAAGGTCACCTGTGTCGACGACCGGCTGCTGCGGATCGGCTCGTCGAACCTCAACAACCGCTCGATGGGGCTGGACACCGAGTGCGACCTGTCCATCGAGGCCCGCACCGGCGACCCGCGGGAGACCGAGCTGCGGGAGGCGGTGCTGGCGATGCGGCACCGGCTGCTCGGCGAGCACCTCGGGGTGGCGCCGGAGGAGGTCGCGGCCGCCGTCGAGCAGCACGGTGGCTCGCTGGTGCGCGCGGTCGACGCGCTCGTGCGGCCCGCCGGGCGTTCGCTGGTGCCCTTCGAGCCGCCGCAGCTGGACCCGGTCGAGCGCTTCCTCGCCGACACCGAGCTGCTCGACGCGGAGCACACCCCGAACCGCTGGCGCCGGGTGAAGCAGGCCTTCGCCGGCCGCCGCCGCCGGCAGCGCGGCTGA